Proteins found in one Acidobacteriota bacterium genomic segment:
- a CDS encoding type II toxin-antitoxin system Phd/YefM family antitoxin, translating into MPTEVMQVNVHEAKTHLSQLLARVAAGEEIVISKAGRPVARLVPFRDAGRPRLLGQDQHLSHYIAPDFDAPLPAEMLDAFDGEAK; encoded by the coding sequence ATGCCGACCGAGGTCATGCAGGTCAACGTGCACGAGGCGAAGACGCACCTGTCGCAGCTGCTGGCTCGGGTGGCTGCCGGCGAGGAGATCGTCATCTCGAAGGCCGGACGTCCCGTGGCGCGCCTGGTGCCGTTTCGCGACGCCGGCCGGCCGCGCTTGTTGGGACAGGATCAGCACCTCTCTCACTACATCGCGCCTGACTTCGACGCGCCGCTTCCGGCCGAGATGCTCGACGCGTTCGACGGCGAGGCGAAGTGA
- a CDS encoding type II toxin-antitoxin system VapC family toxin produces the protein MRVLLDTQCWLWMNLAPDRLSSGARAILSSPDTELWLSAASVWEIVIKHALGKLRLPLTPGEYVTSRMTRDGVRPLAIGVDHTLRVADLEAHHRDPFDRLLIAQAQCEEVPIMTNDPQFAAYGIEVVEA, from the coding sequence ATGAGAGTGCTCCTCGACACGCAGTGCTGGCTCTGGATGAACCTGGCACCGGATCGACTCTCGTCAGGGGCTCGGGCGATCCTGTCGTCGCCGGACACCGAGCTCTGGCTCTCGGCGGCCAGCGTGTGGGAGATCGTGATCAAACATGCGCTTGGCAAGCTGAGGCTGCCGCTCACGCCCGGCGAGTACGTGACCAGCCGCATGACGCGCGACGGTGTGCGTCCCCTGGCCATCGGTGTCGATCACACGCTGAGGGTCGCGGACCTCGAGGCCCACCACCGGGACCCGTTCGACCGATTGCTGATCGCGCAGGCGCAGTGCGAGGAGGTCCCGATCATGACCAACGACCCGCAGTTCGCCGCGTACGGCATCGAGGTCGTCGAGGCCTGA